One region of Dehalobacter sp. 12DCB1 genomic DNA includes:
- a CDS encoding TetR/AcrR family transcriptional regulator has translation MMQRKTEKEDTSAKILNTAYDCLSANGYANVSMRNIADEAGVALSQLAYYYKNKENLFSEVINMMMDQYLSEIEATLKSTAAAKDKLASLVRYFKELIRDNPKLLRLFIDFTAQALWIPSFREQLDSLFNAITEIIERNLPVDTIAGKSLQRYSPKCIAQLAFGALFGTSIQVILGSDRDSAFESLNLAENLLN, from the coding sequence ATGATGCAACGAAAAACAGAAAAAGAAGATACATCAGCGAAGATTCTTAATACGGCCTATGATTGCCTTTCTGCTAATGGCTATGCGAACGTGTCCATGCGCAATATAGCCGATGAGGCCGGTGTCGCATTGAGCCAGCTCGCATATTACTACAAGAATAAAGAAAATTTATTCAGTGAAGTCATCAATATGATGATGGATCAATACTTAAGTGAAATCGAGGCTACTCTAAAATCTACAGCGGCTGCAAAGGATAAACTCGCGTCTCTTGTGAGATACTTTAAGGAACTGATTAGAGATAATCCAAAGCTTTTAAGGCTTTTTATTGATTTTACAGCCCAGGCTTTATGGATTCCGTCTTTCAGGGAACAACTGGACAGCTTGTTTAACGCCATCACGGAAATCATCGAAAGAAATCTGCCGGTTGACACGATAGCGGGCAAAAGTTTGCAGCGGTATTCTCCCAAATGCATAGCGCAATTAGCGTTCGGCGCGCTATTTGGGACATCCATTCAAGTAATACTCGGCTCCGACAGGGATAGCGCCTTTGAATCCTTAAATCTGGCGGAAAATTTATTAAATTAA
- a CDS encoding isoprenyl transferase, with amino-acid sequence MMEYKNDMPVHVAMIMDGNGRWAKKRLMPRIYGHKEGCENLRRMTEACSRLGIQYLTVYAFSTENWKRSEEEVTFLMELLYNYLKDTCSEFMENKIRLTVIGDKSKLNSSLQDIISRTEAMTCSQQGLHLQVAFNYGGRDEIKRAIQKMMADTSILQGNITEKTISAYLDTANIPEPDLLIRTGGESRLSNYLLWEMAYTELFFIDTLWPDFTEEELIKIIEAYLTQERRFGNVI; translated from the coding sequence ATGATGGAATATAAAAATGATATGCCTGTCCATGTTGCTATGATTATGGATGGGAACGGCAGATGGGCAAAAAAACGGCTGATGCCAAGAATCTATGGGCACAAGGAAGGCTGTGAAAATTTAAGGAGAATGACAGAGGCTTGCAGCCGGTTGGGTATTCAATATCTGACCGTCTATGCTTTTTCGACGGAAAACTGGAAACGCTCTGAAGAAGAGGTAACTTTCTTAATGGAGCTTCTTTATAATTACCTGAAAGATACCTGTTCGGAATTCATGGAGAATAAAATCAGGCTTACTGTAATAGGTGATAAGTCAAAGTTAAATTCCTCCCTCCAGGATATCATTTCCCGGACAGAAGCCATGACCTGCTCGCAACAGGGTTTACACCTGCAGGTAGCATTTAATTATGGTGGCAGGGATGAAATTAAAAGGGCAATCCAAAAGATGATGGCTGATACTTCTATTTTACAAGGAAATATCACAGAGAAAACGATCTCTGCTTATTTGGATACGGCAAATATACCGGAGCCTGATCTGCTCATACGTACCGGAGGAGAAAGCAGACTATCCAATTATTTATTATGGGAGATGGCATATACCGAATTATTCTTTATCGATACACTTTGGCCAGATTTCACAGAAGAAGAACTCATTAAGATTATAGAAGCATACCTCACTCAGGAGAGACGTTTTGGTAATGTAATTTAG
- a CDS encoding DUF6320 domain-containing protein translates to MQYCSECRIRIRGREEKCVLCGNTLLTPNSDFAREEIFPDIPRAYESHLAIRILVFISFTAVVASVTIQKIFPAAGNWPIFVIFGLISMWIGLIVVVRKGHNIPKTIIWQVAVVSLLSVFWDWQTGWKGWSLDYLIPIVCVSAELVMYITAKIMKLSIREYITYAMLDCLFGIIPIISLLLDGVKTPYPSILCVAVSIIFLSAIFIFQGENMIKELNKKMHI, encoded by the coding sequence ATGCAGTATTGCAGTGAGTGCCGGATCCGCATCCGGGGAAGAGAAGAAAAATGCGTATTATGCGGCAACACTCTTTTAACGCCCAACTCTGACTTTGCCCGGGAAGAGATATTCCCCGATATACCGCGAGCGTACGAGAGCCATCTGGCAATCCGGATTTTGGTATTTATATCTTTTACCGCAGTAGTAGCCAGTGTTACTATTCAGAAGATTTTTCCTGCCGCTGGGAATTGGCCGATATTCGTTATATTCGGACTTATCAGTATGTGGATTGGACTAATCGTCGTTGTGCGGAAAGGGCATAATATACCGAAAACCATCATCTGGCAGGTGGCCGTTGTGTCATTGCTGTCTGTTTTTTGGGACTGGCAGACGGGCTGGAAGGGCTGGTCATTGGATTATTTAATACCGATTGTATGCGTGTCGGCCGAACTGGTTATGTATATAACGGCAAAGATTATGAAGCTCAGTATCAGGGAATATATTACCTATGCCATGTTGGATTGTTTGTTTGGTATCATCCCAATCATTTCTCTTCTGCTTGACGGGGTAAAAACGCCTTACCCGTCCATCCTATGTGTTGCGGTCAGTATTATCTTTCTGTCAGCAATATTCATCTTTCAGGGAGAAAATATGATAAAGGAATTGAACAAAAAAATGCATATTTAA
- a CDS encoding TetR/AcrR family transcriptional regulator codes for MSDIRNNDRVDRRCIKTRKAIKQVFIRLMTEKDISDITIKEIADQADINRKTFYSHYTDVNGVLDEIENDILEQLCGIIESFDIQKAIYDPYLIFKELTNIINDDFDFYKYFLQSTSDSRLLEKIKHILKNRIIELVGPEINNKKMLPYAIEFAVSGILSIYREWFNSDRTYSLEEVSAFAGSLTFNGLYAIFR; via the coding sequence ATGAGCGATATACGCAATAATGACCGAGTGGATCGGCGCTGTATTAAAACGAGGAAAGCGATTAAACAAGTTTTTATTCGGCTTATGACAGAAAAAGATATCAGCGATATTACAATCAAAGAAATTGCGGACCAAGCAGATATCAACAGAAAGACTTTTTATTCCCATTATACAGATGTGAACGGGGTACTGGATGAAATAGAAAACGATATATTGGAACAACTTTGTGGAATAATTGAGAGCTTTGATATTCAGAAGGCCATCTATGACCCTTATCTGATCTTTAAGGAACTGACCAATATCATCAACGATGATTTCGACTTCTATAAATATTTCCTTCAATCCACGTCTGACAGCAGGTTACTGGAGAAAATAAAACATATACTGAAAAATAGGATTATCGAACTTGTGGGACCCGAAATAAATAATAAAAAAATGCTGCCATATGCAATTGAGTTCGCAGTATCCGGTATCCTATCCATATATAGAGAATGGTTCAATTCTGATCGGACGTATTCACTGGAAGAAGTGTCTGCTTTTGCAGGTTCATTGACTTTTAATGGATTATATGCGATTTTTAGATAA